Proteins from one Pseudomonas sp. KBS0710 genomic window:
- a CDS encoding DUF1302 domain-containing protein, whose protein sequence is MGKESLWHCSWTKSARFLTGAAATLILTGGQAAEFKLMENEISGTLITTVSYGELWRVQGRDKNNRDSNADDGSRNFNTGLVSEVYKITSDLDVAYKNYGVFVRGSAFYDTQIMSGHNDYYDNNTPAERSQRYPNDNTFGSAVRNKAGRDAALLDAYVYGKWDVEGVPVTARFGRQVIAWGTSMFYAGGVNIANPFDVIRYRLPGSLNKENWTPVNALKVGVGLSDHLSMEAFYQLDWAKTQFSPVGTYYSETDLFSDGGKVAYSSNAALAPVLGAYSALGSGTVGNTSQLNAVKASGLYQGAGGQNYASGNDFRVASIAGDRNAKDNGQWGLSFKYIAQHLHSTEFGAYFVNYHAKLPTVRGEFPGYQGVDIQQLSKSLGGASGGTPLCAGTACGALAGGMATVDVLGNLVASRAYAENIQMYGLSFKTKLASSLLFGEIAYRPNNVIGVAATDDAVSDIAAQGAQFADNSGAFGAKSGTALVAGRPLTRDGVIENSTRVQTYNTSLGAMQFFGPVFGFDSSYAVFELASEHYRGSDLTYTAYDGSTRHYSGRQNVGYPVGGRKAQIYRDAYGYTLMLSGTWDEVFAKFSLSPFIVYKNDFKGNSSQAGNFIEGRQVYTAGLKGKYHNSIEGELAYSKFWGAGQQNALRDRDNVVMSVSYTF, encoded by the coding sequence ATGGGCAAAGAATCCCTGTGGCATTGCAGTTGGACTAAAAGTGCGCGCTTTTTAACAGGCGCCGCCGCTACTCTTATTTTGACGGGAGGGCAGGCGGCAGAATTCAAATTAATGGAAAACGAGATTTCTGGCACCCTCATCACGACCGTTTCCTACGGTGAACTTTGGCGCGTACAAGGTCGCGATAAAAATAACAGAGATTCAAACGCGGATGATGGAAGCCGCAACTTTAATACAGGCTTGGTTTCCGAAGTCTATAAAATTACGTCTGACTTGGATGTCGCCTACAAAAACTATGGTGTGTTTGTGCGTGGCTCTGCCTTCTACGATACCCAAATAATGAGTGGTCATAACGATTATTATGACAACAATACCCCAGCCGAGCGCAGCCAGCGTTATCCGAATGATAATACCTTTGGCAGTGCCGTAAGGAACAAGGCAGGGCGTGATGCCGCTCTATTAGATGCCTACGTGTACGGGAAGTGGGATGTAGAGGGAGTGCCCGTCACCGCGCGTTTTGGTCGTCAAGTTATTGCCTGGGGTACGAGCATGTTTTATGCAGGTGGGGTAAACATTGCTAATCCCTTTGATGTCATTCGTTATAGGCTCCCGGGATCGTTAAATAAGGAAAATTGGACGCCGGTAAATGCGTTGAAGGTCGGGGTGGGGTTGTCTGACCATTTATCGATGGAGGCTTTTTATCAACTCGATTGGGCAAAAACCCAATTCAGCCCGGTAGGCACCTACTACTCCGAAACGGATTTGTTTTCGGATGGTGGCAAGGTTGCCTATAGCTCCAACGCAGCTCTTGCACCTGTGCTCGGTGCCTACTCTGCACTCGGCTCAGGGACCGTAGGGAATACCAGCCAGTTGAACGCCGTTAAGGCATCTGGGCTTTACCAGGGGGCTGGAGGACAGAACTATGCCTCCGGGAATGATTTTCGAGTAGCGAGCATTGCGGGTGATCGTAACGCCAAAGACAATGGTCAGTGGGGGCTATCATTTAAATACATAGCTCAACATCTGCATTCCACAGAATTCGGCGCTTACTTCGTCAACTACCATGCCAAACTCCCTACCGTACGAGGCGAGTTTCCGGGCTACCAAGGTGTTGATATTCAGCAGCTGTCCAAGTCACTAGGCGGAGCATCAGGGGGCACTCCACTCTGTGCTGGAACAGCGTGCGGCGCTTTGGCGGGTGGTATGGCAACTGTGGATGTTTTGGGCAATCTTGTTGCAAGCCGCGCGTATGCTGAGAACATCCAGATGTATGGCTTGAGCTTCAAAACCAAACTTGCGAGCTCACTGTTGTTCGGTGAAATAGCCTATCGTCCCAATAATGTAATCGGCGTGGCCGCGACCGATGATGCTGTAAGCGATATAGCCGCGCAAGGGGCTCAGTTCGCTGACAACTCGGGGGCCTTTGGGGCAAAAAGTGGGACGGCACTGGTCGCAGGCCGTCCGCTCACTCGAGACGGTGTGATCGAAAACTCTACTCGTGTTCAGACATATAATACTTCATTGGGGGCGATGCAGTTTTTTGGGCCTGTGTTCGGTTTCGATTCGAGCTATGCGGTATTTGAACTGGCCTCGGAGCACTATCGTGGAAGTGACCTGACCTATACAGCGTACGATGGATCTACCCGCCATTATTCCGGACGCCAGAATGTAGGTTATCCAGTTGGCGGTCGGAAAGCACAAATCTACCGAGATGCGTACGGGTATACACTGATGTTGAGTGGTACATGGGATGAGGTTTTTGCCAAATTCAGCCTATCCCCTTTTATAGTTTACAAAAATGATTTCAAGGGTAACTCTAGTCAGGCTGGTAACTTTATTGAAGGTCGTCAAGTCTACACGGCCGGTCTCAAAGGTAAGTATCACAACAGTATAGAAGGTGAGCTGGCCTACAGTAAATTTTGGGGGGCTGGGCAACAAAACGCGTTGCGGGATAGGGATAACGTTGTGATGAGTGTGAGTTACACATTCTAA
- a CDS encoding isochorismatase family protein, whose amino-acid sequence MTNTSQLTIRAMSGATPITQLDPAITALLVIDFQNEYFNGKMPIPDGVAAQHNAQCLIEFADQHKMPVIHIQHIGPAGSAVFAQDGKTVDFHPLMQPRPQDTLVQKTTVSVFASTDIDAQLKKAGIKTLIISGLMTHACVAAAARDATPLGYDVVVASDATATRAITRANGRSVTKDELHESVLAEIEDTFGSVLTTAQIVALPVH is encoded by the coding sequence ATGACCAACACCTCTCAACTGACCATCCGCGCAATGTCTGGCGCAACACCCATTACCCAGCTTGATCCAGCCATCACCGCACTGCTGGTCATCGATTTCCAGAACGAATATTTCAACGGCAAGATGCCGATCCCCGATGGCGTGGCCGCGCAGCATAATGCCCAATGCCTGATCGAATTCGCCGACCAGCACAAGATGCCGGTCATTCATATCCAGCACATCGGGCCAGCCGGTTCCGCAGTGTTTGCCCAGGATGGCAAGACCGTCGATTTCCACCCACTGATGCAGCCGCGCCCTCAAGACACACTGGTGCAGAAAACCACCGTCAGCGTGTTCGCCAGCACCGATATTGATGCCCAACTGAAGAAAGCCGGGATCAAGACGCTGATCATTTCCGGCCTCATGACTCACGCCTGTGTCGCCGCTGCGGCCCGTGACGCCACGCCGTTGGGTTACGACGTTGTGGTAGCATCCGACGCCACGGCAACCCGCGCCATCACTCGCGCTAATGGGCGTTCGGTGACCAAGGACGAGCTGCATGAATCGGTGCTGGCCGAGATCGAAGACACCTTCGGTTCAGTGCTGACCACCGCGCAAATCGTCGCCTTGCCGGTTCACTGA
- a CDS encoding SDR family NAD(P)-dependent oxidoreductase: MSAELKGRVAIVTGAGAGLGRAHAHFLAHQGARIVVNDVGTAAQKVADEINAQGGEAIAFLGSVTDEAKIAEMVSLTVERWGSIDILICNAGILRDRSFAKMTLDDFKTVLDVHLMGSVVCTKAVWDVMRKQNYGRIVFTTSSSGLYGNFGQANYGAAKMALVGLMQTLALEGVKNNILVNCLAPTALTSMTDGLLGPQAKRVLKPEAVSAVLLSLVHNDAPTKTIVCAGGGNVARAYITLTPGVYVGRSEDAADRVIANWAEIGDRENQFVPESGLEQSQQELIAAFRPRIV, encoded by the coding sequence ATGAGTGCAGAGTTGAAAGGTCGCGTTGCTATCGTTACGGGTGCTGGCGCAGGTTTGGGCCGTGCTCATGCCCATTTTCTGGCTCATCAGGGTGCTCGGATTGTTGTAAATGATGTGGGAACTGCGGCTCAAAAAGTTGCCGATGAAATTAACGCGCAGGGTGGCGAGGCTATCGCTTTTTTAGGCTCGGTCACCGATGAAGCAAAGATTGCCGAAATGGTTTCACTCACGGTGGAACGATGGGGCAGCATTGATATTTTAATTTGCAATGCGGGCATTTTGCGTGACCGTTCGTTTGCAAAAATGACGCTGGACGACTTCAAGACTGTGCTTGATGTTCACTTGATGGGAAGTGTTGTTTGTACAAAAGCAGTATGGGATGTAATGCGTAAGCAGAACTATGGACGCATCGTATTTACAACGTCGTCCTCCGGACTGTATGGGAACTTTGGTCAGGCTAATTATGGTGCAGCGAAAATGGCGCTGGTCGGTCTGATGCAAACTCTGGCCCTGGAGGGTGTAAAAAACAATATTCTAGTGAACTGTCTCGCTCCTACCGCTTTGACATCAATGACTGACGGACTTCTAGGTCCGCAGGCAAAGCGCGTGCTCAAACCGGAGGCGGTCAGCGCCGTTCTTCTCTCTCTCGTACACAATGATGCGCCTACTAAAACAATCGTATGTGCGGGTGGAGGCAATGTCGCCCGCGCTTACATAACACTGACACCGGGTGTTTACGTAGGTCGCTCCGAAGACGCAGCTGATCGGGTAATCGCCAATTGGGCCGAGATCGGTGATCGCGAAAACCAGTTCGTCCCGGAGTCAGGTTTAGAGCAGTCGCAGCAAGAGCTGATTGCGGCATTCCGCCCAAGAATTGTGTGA
- a CDS encoding gamma-glutamylcyclotransferase family protein, producing MELSTQFPVLLFSYGTLQDKAVQLANFGRELVGQHDAMLGYAQSWVEITDPQVLATSGKTHHPIVAPTEEKSASVEGMVFQINAQELAAADAYEVSDYKRVSVALASGLTAWVYVQA from the coding sequence ATGGAACTCTCCACCCAATTTCCCGTGCTGCTGTTTTCCTACGGCACCTTGCAGGACAAGGCCGTGCAACTGGCCAACTTCGGCCGGGAACTGGTCGGCCAACACGACGCGATGCTCGGCTATGCGCAAAGCTGGGTAGAAATTACCGACCCGCAAGTGCTCGCCACCAGCGGCAAGACCCATCACCCGATTGTCGCGCCCACCGAGGAAAAGTCTGCCAGCGTTGAAGGCATGGTCTTTCAGATTAACGCGCAGGAACTGGCGGCAGCGGATGCCTATGAGGTGTCGGACTATAAGCGCGTGTCCGTGGCGTTGGCTTCGGGTCTTACAGCATGGGTTTACGTGCAGGCCTGA
- a CDS encoding acetyl-CoA C-acyltransferase, producing MREAVIVSTARTPIGKAYRGAFNATPSATLAGHAIKHAVLRAGIEGGEVEDVIMGCSLQQGVSGLNIGRLASLRAGLPVQVSGMSIDRQCGSGLMAIATAAKQIIVDGVTIAVAGGVESISMVQNEHLRIEPDMELFALKKTAYMQMVETADIVARRYGISRDECDEYALLSQMRTSAAQKSNLFDDEIVPFTSMMAYRDIETGDVSYKEVFLQRDEGNRPNTTLESLQGLYPVSGPGKNVTAGNASQLSDGASALVLMERLEAERRGLQPLGRYVGMAVSGLEPDEMGIGPVLAIPKLLSLNGLKMDDIGLWELNEAFAVQVLYCRERLGIPGDKLNVNGGAISIGHPYGMSGARMTGHALIEGRRRGVKYAVVTMCIGGGMGAAGLFEIF from the coding sequence ATGCGCGAAGCCGTCATTGTGTCGACCGCTCGAACTCCAATCGGTAAGGCCTATCGGGGCGCTTTCAACGCAACACCCTCTGCGACCCTGGCAGGGCATGCGATCAAGCACGCTGTATTAAGAGCCGGTATTGAGGGCGGGGAAGTAGAAGACGTCATTATGGGATGTTCATTGCAACAAGGCGTTTCAGGCTTGAATATTGGTCGTCTTGCTTCCCTCAGGGCAGGTTTGCCCGTTCAAGTTTCCGGAATGTCTATTGATCGTCAGTGTGGTTCCGGCCTTATGGCGATCGCGACTGCTGCAAAACAGATTATTGTTGACGGAGTTACGATAGCAGTTGCCGGCGGTGTCGAATCCATCTCCATGGTACAAAATGAACACCTGCGAATAGAACCGGATATGGAGCTGTTTGCGTTAAAGAAGACCGCGTACATGCAGATGGTCGAGACTGCGGATATCGTTGCCAGGCGGTATGGTATTAGCAGAGATGAATGCGATGAATACGCTCTTCTATCGCAGATGCGGACTTCGGCAGCTCAGAAAAGTAATTTATTTGACGACGAGATTGTGCCCTTCACTTCCATGATGGCGTACCGAGACATTGAAACGGGCGACGTGTCCTACAAGGAAGTCTTTCTTCAGAGAGACGAAGGCAATCGACCCAACACGACGTTGGAAAGTCTCCAGGGGCTCTACCCTGTCAGCGGACCAGGGAAGAACGTTACTGCTGGAAATGCAAGCCAGCTCTCGGACGGTGCTAGCGCACTGGTACTGATGGAGAGACTTGAGGCTGAGCGCAGAGGTCTACAGCCGTTGGGGCGTTATGTGGGAATGGCAGTCTCTGGGTTGGAACCCGATGAGATGGGAATAGGGCCCGTTTTAGCCATACCAAAGCTATTGAGCCTCAACGGTTTGAAGATGGATGACATTGGCTTGTGGGAGCTTAATGAAGCATTCGCAGTACAAGTGTTGTATTGCCGCGAAAGGCTAGGTATCCCGGGAGATAAACTTAATGTGAATGGGGGCGCTATTTCAATTGGCCATCCGTACGGAATGTCGGGTGCAAGAATGACCGGTCATGCACTGATCGAAGGGCGTCGGCGTGGAGTTAAATACGCGGTAGTTACAATGTGTATTGGCGGTGGCATGGGGGCGGCCGGTTTGTTCGAGATTTTTTAA
- a CDS encoding short-chain dehydrogenase, whose translation MNQYIALTSNDSATPALFVDTTVPLEILLDAASFRLRAVTQVLENLALRSEISSDAVVLSDFALLCSIPLRDGCDLLDVIGRRMDTPGA comes from the coding sequence ATGAACCAATACATAGCCCTCACCAGCAACGACAGCGCCACCCCTGCCCTTTTTGTCGATACCACCGTCCCTCTGGAAATCCTCCTCGACGCCGCGAGTTTTCGGCTGCGTGCCGTCACCCAAGTCCTTGAGAACCTTGCACTGCGCAGCGAGATCAGTAGTGATGCCGTTGTTCTCAGTGATTTTGCCCTGCTGTGTTCAATCCCGTTGCGCGACGGCTGCGATTTGCTGGACGTCATAGGCCGACGCATGGATACGCCCGGCGCGTGA
- a CDS encoding DUF3772 domain-containing protein, whose translation MIRLILKKMLCHALLIIAMVANVSAWAGEADTVRPVMGITGPSSLPEDADLTDLGKQLDLIRQSVPLSTSDETLAEFRRGAIQVQEKAETLFKVLSVEIERLDDQLKVLGEAQPEEAPSIKVQRDALAQQKNSLLGNGREAKQLGQMSRQLAEQIVNLRRNLFNSQVTSRANSPLSPSFWSILIRPTDEDLKRLDSLKDEALIALQSAVIAERRWALFGVLLAAVVIWSVGRRLLEHVLTWAMIRWLPEGRLRRSTLALTIGLSSILTVMGAVSLVHWGVEGNVVLGDTLARLLDSLVTVATFCAFIAGLGRALLMLPRPSWRLAAIPDEIASALGPFPAILAAALMVMASEERINTVTGTSLALTVALNGLTALSTALIFAAALLRLRYVRKTHKLKPHSGLASILPFVTCVWIVAIVLTLLTGYLSLAYFLTLKLLWISVVAGTAFILMAFFGDICEILLSPKQPSGLALANALGLSPRHQAQASTVLAGVGRTLLLLTAIMAALLPAGASPSDMLQSVSQLGETSKALGNLHIIPRDILIALVTIVAGLFAVQTLKRWLSERLLPETNMDAGMRSSLVTLVGYIGFVLLALLVMSTLQINLTSLTWVVSALSVGIGFGLQAIVQNFISGLILLTERPVKVGDWVSLAGVEGDIRRINVRATEIQMSDRSTVIVPNSQFISQNVRNVTMGNALGVVGITITVPLDTDVIKVRELFMQSFTAHELILDTPAPSVTFKDLAREGLIIGVSGYVNSPRSVSSIRSDLLFILLARLQEMGIGLSSPQSVMLVQAENSLLSPSIP comes from the coding sequence TTGATTCGACTAATCCTTAAAAAAATGCTCTGTCATGCGTTATTGATTATCGCCATGGTAGCTAACGTATCAGCCTGGGCGGGTGAGGCCGACACTGTAAGGCCTGTTATGGGTATAACGGGGCCTTCTTCCCTGCCAGAAGACGCTGACTTGACGGATCTTGGAAAACAGCTTGACCTCATCCGTCAGAGCGTGCCCCTGAGTACCAGCGACGAAACCCTTGCGGAGTTTCGACGAGGCGCTATACAGGTGCAGGAAAAGGCCGAAACGCTGTTTAAGGTGCTTTCTGTCGAAATCGAACGGCTTGATGATCAACTGAAAGTGCTGGGCGAAGCGCAGCCTGAGGAAGCACCTAGTATTAAGGTCCAGCGTGATGCTTTAGCCCAACAAAAGAACAGTTTGCTAGGCAATGGGCGCGAGGCCAAACAACTGGGTCAGATGAGCAGGCAACTCGCTGAACAGATCGTCAACTTGCGACGCAATCTATTCAACTCCCAGGTCACCTCGCGTGCAAATTCGCCTCTTAGCCCTTCGTTTTGGTCAATTTTGATTCGTCCCACGGATGAAGATCTCAAGCGGCTCGATAGTTTGAAGGATGAGGCCCTTATAGCCCTGCAGAGTGCCGTTATTGCTGAGCGCCGCTGGGCCTTGTTCGGCGTTCTACTAGCGGCTGTAGTCATCTGGAGTGTAGGCAGACGTTTGCTTGAACATGTGCTTACCTGGGCGATGATCAGGTGGCTGCCCGAGGGACGGCTGCGGCGCAGTACACTCGCGTTGACTATTGGTTTGTCGTCCATCCTGACGGTAATGGGGGCCGTCTCACTGGTGCATTGGGGAGTGGAAGGCAATGTCGTTTTAGGCGACACGTTAGCCCGTTTGTTGGACAGCCTCGTTACGGTGGCAACTTTCTGTGCGTTTATTGCGGGCTTGGGGCGCGCCTTGCTGATGTTGCCGCGACCTTCTTGGCGACTGGCGGCCATTCCGGATGAGATAGCCTCCGCTCTAGGGCCGTTTCCAGCGATTCTCGCGGCGGCGCTTATGGTTATGGCCTCCGAAGAACGAATAAACACTGTCACCGGCACCAGTTTGGCATTGACTGTAGCGCTCAATGGCTTGACGGCGCTCAGCACGGCGTTGATCTTCGCAGCTGCGCTCTTGCGTTTACGTTATGTACGCAAAACGCACAAGTTGAAACCCCATAGCGGGCTGGCCAGTATTTTGCCTTTTGTTACCTGCGTTTGGATCGTCGCTATTGTCCTGACGTTACTGACAGGGTACCTATCCCTGGCGTACTTCCTTACGCTCAAGCTGCTGTGGATCAGTGTTGTGGCGGGCACGGCTTTTATACTCATGGCCTTTTTTGGCGACATTTGCGAAATTCTTCTCTCACCCAAGCAGCCTAGTGGTCTGGCGCTAGCCAACGCGCTCGGCCTATCGCCGCGGCATCAAGCCCAGGCTAGTACTGTGCTTGCTGGTGTCGGCCGTACCCTGTTGCTGCTCACTGCCATCATGGCTGCACTGCTACCCGCTGGAGCCAGCCCAAGTGACATGCTCCAGAGCGTTAGCCAGTTGGGCGAGACGAGTAAAGCACTGGGTAACTTGCATATTATCCCGCGAGATATCCTTATCGCGCTGGTCACCATCGTTGCTGGTTTATTTGCTGTGCAGACCTTGAAACGCTGGCTGAGTGAGAGGTTACTGCCGGAGACCAACATGGACGCTGGCATGCGGTCATCGTTGGTGACACTGGTGGGGTACATCGGCTTTGTCTTGTTGGCGCTATTGGTGATGTCCACCCTCCAAATCAATCTAACGAGCCTGACCTGGGTGGTCAGTGCGTTATCGGTGGGCATTGGCTTTGGCTTGCAGGCGATTGTGCAAAACTTCATTTCGGGGTTGATTCTGTTAACCGAGCGACCCGTTAAAGTCGGCGATTGGGTCAGTCTGGCGGGGGTTGAAGGGGACATTCGTCGAATCAATGTACGCGCTACCGAGATCCAGATGTCCGATCGCTCAACTGTGATCGTGCCTAACTCACAGTTTATTTCTCAAAACGTGCGTAACGTGACAATGGGGAATGCTCTCGGTGTGGTTGGCATCACTATCACGGTGCCGCTTGATACCGATGTTATAAAAGTTCGCGAATTGTTTATGCAATCGTTTACAGCGCACGAGTTAATTCTTGATACCCCCGCGCCTTCAGTAACATTCAAGGATTTAGCCAGAGAAGGGCTGATTATCGGTGTCAGCGGTTACGTGAATAGCCCACGTTCGGTGTCTTCTATTCGTAGCGACTTGTTATTTATCCTGCTGGCTCGCCTTCAAGAAATGGGTATTGGATTGTCATCCCCCCAAAGTGTGATGTTGGTCCAGGCGGAAAATAGCCTATTAAGCCCAAGTATTCCGTAA
- a CDS encoding LysR family transcriptional regulator: MNQLSAMRAFRCIVEAKGFSAAAERLDTTHSTISRQLQQLELELGVQLINRNTRRFSLTGPGEQYFAACVDILDRLDAATQAMAQGHQRPEGLLRVSVPLVVGTLDLPHWLPGFQKRYPDIELELCCDDKFVDLVAEGFDVAIRIASALGDTTLIARTLTVSKRVLVASPAYIHTHGLPRTAQELDEHRLLRFVGEASDWQLTSARGATVSVTPKGQFKTNTITALHAATLAGAGIGCFTHATVRNNLAQGQLVPILPNYSMGEWRYCALYPQSRHLAPKVRAFVDYMADFYQMDAKAAV, from the coding sequence ATGAACCAGCTATCTGCCATGCGCGCCTTTCGGTGCATTGTCGAGGCCAAGGGCTTCTCTGCTGCGGCAGAGCGGCTGGACACTACCCACTCGACGATTTCACGGCAGTTGCAGCAGCTGGAACTTGAACTGGGCGTTCAGTTGATCAACCGCAATACCCGACGTTTCAGCCTGACTGGGCCTGGGGAGCAGTACTTCGCAGCCTGCGTCGATATTCTTGACCGCCTCGATGCAGCCACCCAGGCCATGGCGCAGGGGCACCAGCGCCCCGAAGGCCTGTTGCGGGTCAGTGTGCCGTTGGTGGTGGGCACGCTGGATTTGCCGCACTGGCTGCCGGGGTTTCAGAAGCGTTATCCCGATATCGAACTTGAACTGTGCTGCGACGACAAATTCGTTGACCTGGTGGCGGAGGGCTTTGATGTCGCCATCCGCATCGCCAGCGCCCTGGGCGATACCACGCTGATCGCCCGCACCCTCACCGTTTCAAAACGCGTGCTGGTGGCGTCGCCTGCCTACATCCACACCCACGGTTTACCGCGCACCGCCCAGGAACTCGACGAGCACCGCTTGCTGAGGTTTGTCGGGGAGGCGTCAGACTGGCAACTCACCTCGGCGCGGGGTGCAACTGTGAGCGTCACGCCCAAAGGCCAATTCAAGACCAACACCATCACTGCCTTGCACGCCGCCACACTGGCCGGCGCAGGCATCGGCTGCTTTACGCATGCGACGGTGCGCAACAACCTGGCCCAAGGGCAACTGGTGCCCATCCTGCCCAACTACTCGATGGGCGAGTGGCGTTACTGCGCGCTGTACCCGCAATCCCGGCACTTGGCGCCCAAGGTCAGGGCGTTTGTGGATTACATGGCGGATTTTTACCAGATGGATGCTAAAGCCGCTGTCTGA
- a CDS encoding alpha/beta hydrolase, producing the protein MLNRKTKSQRASILLYLARIVFGWKTKVIRDAVTVSRLVANRQYPSAAQMPSQLRSACIVDEWEFDGQKVLTLTPKYSHVRGGRIIYLHGGAYINSLMKAHWDIIAALIDVTGFSVTVPFYALAPENDARRGTSLVDTVYERVLAKWPGERIIVAGDSAGGNFALTLAIRRRDAGLVLPDRLVLFSPWLDLGLSDGRAYALEEKDIMLRVDVLRECGKWWAGSEDPSSAHMSPLYANLSGLPPISLFQGDYDIFVIDARTFSAKAKFAGVELVYEEYPGAFHVFVAATFTREAKHAFQSIAASVKTMRRVQL; encoded by the coding sequence ATGCTGAATCGGAAAACTAAGAGTCAACGAGCAAGTATTTTACTTTACCTCGCGCGCATTGTTTTTGGTTGGAAAACGAAAGTCATTCGCGACGCCGTAACGGTGTCCAGGCTTGTTGCGAACCGCCAGTATCCGAGTGCCGCGCAAATGCCCTCACAGCTACGCTCAGCGTGCATAGTGGACGAGTGGGAATTTGACGGGCAAAAAGTGCTTACGCTAACGCCCAAGTACTCGCATGTCAGGGGTGGGCGTATTATCTACTTGCACGGTGGTGCTTATATAAATTCATTGATGAAGGCGCATTGGGATATTATAGCAGCGCTTATTGATGTTACCGGGTTTAGCGTGACCGTGCCGTTTTACGCCCTTGCACCCGAAAATGACGCGCGTAGGGGGACGTCACTAGTTGATACTGTTTATGAGAGGGTGTTAGCGAAGTGGCCCGGCGAGCGTATTATTGTTGCGGGTGATAGTGCGGGTGGGAATTTTGCGTTAACGCTTGCCATAAGACGGCGCGATGCCGGGCTTGTGTTGCCTGACAGACTTGTTCTATTTTCGCCGTGGCTGGATCTTGGACTAAGCGACGGGCGTGCTTATGCGTTAGAGGAAAAGGACATTATGTTGAGGGTCGATGTATTGCGAGAATGCGGGAAATGGTGGGCGGGGTCGGAAGATCCATCCTCTGCGCACATGAGCCCTTTATATGCAAATCTTTCCGGGTTACCGCCCATTAGCCTGTTCCAGGGTGATTACGACATATTTGTGATTGATGCACGGACGTTTTCTGCAAAAGCGAAGTTTGCCGGCGTGGAGTTAGTGTATGAAGAGTATCCTGGAGCTTTTCACGTTTTTGTGGCTGCCACTTTTACACGAGAAGCAAAACACGCGTTCCAGAGCATTGCAGCATCTGTTAAAACAATGCGTCGCGTTCAGTTATAA
- a CDS encoding DMT family transporter: MNLSILYALAAAALFGASTPLAKSLGLNLSPVLLAGLLYLGSGLGLACVRLIRDRGWKPSGLTRPEWPWLLGAIAFGGILGPVALMFGLTRTAGATASLMLNLESVLTAVIAWLVFRENADRRIVLGMLAIVLGGVVLSWSDGGGASHDWTGPFAVALACACWGIDNNLTRKVSASDALFIAGAKGLIAGLVNCSLALYLGAQIPGFAQLAPILLVGFLGYGISLVMFVLALRGLGSARTGAYFSTAPFLGAAVALLMFGESVTVAFWIASALMAVGVWLHLTERHAHEHLHEATEHGHRHVHDEHHQHEHGFEWDPAQPHSHVHVHSVMRHSHAHFPDVHHRHRH; the protein is encoded by the coding sequence ATGAACCTCAGTATTCTTTATGCACTCGCCGCCGCTGCTCTGTTCGGCGCCAGCACCCCGCTCGCCAAAAGCCTCGGCCTGAACCTTTCGCCCGTACTGCTCGCCGGCCTGCTCTACCTCGGCAGCGGCCTCGGCTTGGCCTGCGTGCGCCTTATCCGTGATCGCGGCTGGAAACCCAGCGGGCTGACCCGCCCAGAATGGCCCTGGCTGCTCGGCGCCATCGCCTTCGGCGGCATCCTCGGCCCGGTCGCCTTGATGTTCGGCCTGACCCGCACCGCCGGCGCGACTGCCTCCCTGATGCTCAACCTTGAATCGGTGCTGACCGCCGTGATCGCCTGGCTGGTGTTCAGAGAAAACGCCGACCGCCGCATCGTCCTCGGCATGCTCGCGATCGTGCTGGGCGGCGTGGTGTTGTCATGGTCCGACGGCGGCGGCGCCAGCCACGACTGGACCGGGCCGTTTGCCGTGGCGCTGGCCTGTGCGTGCTGGGGGATTGATAACAACCTGACGCGCAAGGTCTCGGCCTCGGACGCGCTGTTCATCGCCGGCGCCAAGGGGTTGATTGCCGGGCTGGTGAATTGCAGCCTGGCGCTTTACCTCGGCGCACAGATTCCGGGTTTTGCACAGCTGGCGCCCATCTTGTTGGTTGGATTTTTGGGATATGGCATCAGCCTGGTCATGTTCGTGCTGGCGTTACGCGGTTTGGGCAGTGCGCGCACCGGCGCTTACTTCTCGACGGCGCCGTTCCTCGGCGCGGCTGTTGCCCTGCTGATGTTTGGGGAATCGGTAACGGTGGCGTTCTGGATTGCATCCGCGTTGATGGCCGTGGGCGTGTGGCTGCACCTGACGGAGCGGCATGCCCATGAGCATCTGCACGAAGCGACGGAACATGGGCATCGGCACGTGCATGATGAACATCATCAGCATGAGCACGGGTTTGAGTGGGACCCGGCGCAGCCGCATAGCCATGTGCATGTTCACAGTGTGATGCGGCATAGCCATGCGCATTTCCCGGATGTGCATCATCGGCATCGGCATTGA